tttatcaattttattagcctaaaagttagaatttattagtttattattgAGTATAAAGAAAGAAGTAACATATGGGATAGTGAAATACCATAATATCCTATTTGTGTTACATTTTAAGAGGAGCCGCTAAAAATACTTCAGTCTATTTAGAcagtgtttttataaaagttgagcTTTAATTTCACAAGTTGTAGCGATTTTTACAGGTATGTATTCCGTATGTAATTTTAAGaatcatgttaaataatttttgacctTTCTTGAAGACATTTAAtgtggctttcaaataatggaatacaatttaatgtatgccataatgtgtgtatgaattcggCACAAGTTATATTACATTATGAAAGAGATCGTAAGAGGATCGTAAGTCATTTACATACATTACGAGTGTAAGACCGCTTTTATGACTTTGTAACCTTATACTGAACGTTGCATATTGCTTGTTACAAAGAGCTTcacaagaattattttaaaaattaaattttttagccaaaaaaattattttaaaagatacttttttttaataaaacatattatgaaatgtcaataaaattttgttgtatggcatttattaaatacattcaGTGTAAAATCTACAAAggataattaatttgtaattcttttaCAGTTAAAAATGCCTTTTTAGTTGTTATTGTTTCACGATTCCTCTGCTATCTCCCATCaaatgcattattttttcttcctttgtaaattgtaaattacgtttgttttatttatatacacgaTGAACTTTAATAGGATGATATATAGAATTCTGTGACTAACAAGCTGacattgataaaaattgtattttgttaatatttaatgatatatttaaaaaaataaaatgatatttcatcacccttttcttttctctatatgtatttatacattaaaaatagagatgggtaatttttcacataaaaaataatagataacaaataaaattttatttataaataacgaataattttttatttgaataaaaatttatttgtctatctcaaataaaaatatttttgaatagaatttttatttaaataaaaatttatttgtctatcttgaataaaaatagttttgaacaaaatttttattcaaataaaaacttattttttgtaaataaaatcttatttattattcgttatttacacaatacaaatataaattataaataaaattttgtaaataaaattttatttaaattagcaatttgaattattgtttttcaatttaagtataaataatttttaatttattagtaaaacatttttatttaaataacatttacatatattatttgaataaaaacgCTTTATTGCGACAGAATTTTTGtgcataatgtaaaaatatatttcaatattttttattatgtaaacatACATAAGTATAGTGCGTGATAATATTCCGGAATAACTAATTATATCTAAAAGTATTAGCTTATTGGAagaatatttcaaacaaaaatgagttttaaaaagtctaataattattataaatgatatttatttgaattttgataattatttgaaaagctTAGTCaacataaaaatcttaaatgaaaatccgtatttattatatattttagaagcTAAAGTGTACAAGTGTTCAAgactataagaaaaaaatttttttgttaagtatttatCTAGTTAtaagacttgaaagttacaatatcAGCGGCATGcgaataaaagtaatacaaataaaaataatgcaaatgaagaataatgcgaataaaaaataatgcaaataaagaataacgcaaataacaaataatagttaataatatgaataatgaataatgcgattaataaataaaattttatttaaataatcatctaaataaaaaattattcgaaaaataacaaataatgttCAACACAgactgaaaatatatttattaatttgtttaccTTAGTACAGATATTTTCAcagatgtaatttataatataaacttttccTACGGTTACGAACAACCAGGAAGCTACTCGAAGCCATCTATACACTGGTATATCTTCTCGATGTTCAGACCTTAATGCATTATATAAGTAGTAGCATATTGATGTTACAATTAATGGATAGGACATCATTTCGAAAATCATCTGCATTCCAAACATCAGATTCCATTCACGTACAATGCGACATAGTTCTAAATGAAGATGCCTATCAAAAatcaattctttattattataaataatagaaataataagaatttataagaaatatagtttttgtaaattattgattgtttttttttgttagactattaaggaaaaattttatacaaatatccATATGTTTATTGATTCACATTAAACTCCACAACTCTCGCTTGTGGTTACTAGTATCCAAAGTATATTGATGGACAATTATTGCAGGGTTTTTCCATGTATTCCTTAgccaatgttctttttttatcaatagaTTTTGCATATGTTTATTTACTTCATCAAATCTGGTGCCAACATACCTATTTCAAAagtaatgtttgaaaaatgtaCCATCAATGTTAGAACCGATTATTATTtttcgataatattttttaaaacttgtgcatataattttttcatttgtacaagaataatataatatattaagtaaaatataaagtagttatacattaatttttagtttgttaacttttaaatatttttacaaattattagaaattaattatgcaaatgcttatataaatatactgaaAATTATCATTCTTATAAATgcattatatcaattattaaaattatgaaagaaatactatttctaaaatagaaaatagctTTGAACATATTAATAACGTTAATTTAATGAACAAATGTAAATTGAACACTAACCAtaaaacaattagaaatattaaatcttcGAGTGTATTAATGTGAAAAGTATAACAATGTATATAACATAGAATAAATGTACGGAAACCAGTTCCTTTTGTCAGCAAATTCTGCCACGATAAAAAATCGTTAAAAGTCAGAGCAAAACTGCACAAAATCCATCCAGCTATCAGTCGTTTCGACAACATGTGtactttttgatatatatataaactaccTAGCTCTTTTAAAGTATCATCCACAACCGAAAGTTTCTTTATACACATTTGACGTttctacaataatattaaaaaataatataaattacaatggTATTATCTTTTTGtacttaaatacaaaatatagatttttttaaaaattgtttaataaaaacttttaatgtcaaataaaagtattactTTAGCAATTGATGTAAATATCATGCATGCAATCACAATATAATGTAATtggattaaataatataaatgtaaaggtgatttgttaaaaaattaacacattaACTATACCTTGTTGTAACATATAATAAAGATCCCGGATGTAATCGTGGTAGTGAAGTTGATTCCGAGAACAATAAATTGAATGGTAGGAACAATGTATtctatcaatataatataatttatcgcGTAATACAAGAGATAACCGTGAATAAACCATAATGTCACTGAATACAAAATGCTCAAATATACAACTCGTTTTGTCcgagattttgttttatttaataatggatAGATAGATAAACCTATAATGAAGCACGTAAAGAACAAAGGTCGGAAAGCTTGTTGTATCATGATAGTAGTCATGATCGTCACTACTGTGAATTAGTACTGAGTActaaacttatatttattacatcacgtattgttaattatgttaatgcttaaaacaatgttttttttttaattataatactagTTAAAACACTTAAGCAAATAATAAGATCGATCCGGTttgataaatgaaaaagatgATTCATCAATAAatgcatattataaaattattgaaacattaatggcactaaatttattttatgcttattttttatgtttttgaagAATAGGTagtattttattgatataaaggAGGTAAGAATTGATTAGAACacagaaatttatataattttacaagacACTTTTAATCCTCAGCTGACACgctatattcaatattttgccATACATGTACGTTATCGGACCATTTTCAAGTTTGTATATCTCGGTATCTAACGCATAgaatatgtacaattttttttaatcgatacgcTAGAAGGTCAAGAAGAAGgataaataaatgtaagaatgaattaaatatatttgaaatattcaggAGAGATGAATAAGTACTTGCAAAAAAAacagttctttttttaattcgtagttttgaaagaaaaatcattagagaaatttttccaACGGATTTTAAAAGGTAATAGAAcgtactttaagaaaaaaatattaatatttcattttttcacaaaagtaCATTTATTCTGCAAGATGAAGTTAGGTGACTTTTTAGCGTAAGAAAAAATGAGTTGATAGAATAAATCATTCATTTTCgattataaaacttaataaaacgtataatatattttattattatttattacatggaaCCTTAGCAACAATGGAAcattagcaacaaatttttgctgTATGATATTTACACATTGGtttgttacattttaaacatttatacattgtttttcgATCGAGAGTAGACGGACATAATGAACCTCTTTTTAGCTTGGTCATTTTATTGTCTGCCAACAAATTGCGAGGATCTTGATCTTCAGGATGAATCTTGAATATCTGTGTAGtctatgtataaaatttttgatttgtgTACTCAATACTGTTCGCAACGTTGAGAAAGCGAGACAATGCATCAGAAATGAGAGCTATGTTAGCTTTCGtatgtaatgttttaataaattataaattataaatgaattaatgCTAGCTTGATCTAATATTCCATAAAAATATCGCATAAAACATTCACGCGTTTTTTTATCTGTAGTAACAttgtgacatttttttattaaaacgcaAAAACGCACCAGTCTCTCCTTGGtcagagtataaaaataaagtccaaaattatagaaaatgttattaatcaacttatttttgctggttaaagataaatttaacttttcttttgACAATACGTTTCTGACACACTAGGTATAGTGTACCCGTAACTTGAAAAAACATGACTGTACAAAATTTTCAATCGATTCTCGGAGAATGCTATCATGATGGagatattgatagaaatattcCCTGTCTTCTGTCTCTCCAACTCTTACTGTTTGTAAATCTCAAGAGGTTTCGTAAATAGCCTGAGTGTGAGCAGACTCAGTGTGTCAGTTGAGGATTAAGATAAAATGTTTGCAATTATTTGCGTTTTATATCTTATTCTATTGCTGTGCAATTTTCTTtcgcttatttttttaattattaattatccttttatcaaagtaatataaatatgagaatgttttttgctttttaattaaaaatgttaaaaagtatTAGCATGAGTAAgcacttaagaaaaaaattaacgcgcgacaaaacagaaaaaagaatcGTTTTGTCTTTCAATCACGTTAGCTCAAGcgatttctaatttatataattacaaatagttattttaatgcGATTTTGGAATACTAAACTTAAAACAGAGAGATTACATTGATTATTCCTTTCTTAGAATGAGTATTCAATTTGACATTTGTACCATGATGATGATGTACGTTGCAACCGTTGTGCAGAACTACgaaaaaatgcattaattttcaattaacatttattgcttgtaaaaatagcattttggtcaaatataaaaataattttgaagtttAAAATGATACAAcgaacatatatgtatataaaggaaaaaataacAGTGCTACAACTTTAATGATAAGTTAAATTTAGAAGCAGTTTTATGAATTTCTGTAACACGCGACAAAATATagtgtacaaaaataaaatagtagtaaaaatatatgaaaaaggtAACCTTTATAATGAATTTGTTGCCTAAGTCAAAAAAACCCGTTCCAGTAAACATCAAAGGATACTGCATTGTATGTAAAGTGAACTGGTAAATCTGTACACAAATGGAcatgtaacataatttattttacttacgtcttgctgttaaaatattttttacctcTTTCCAAGTATCAGCATATCGAAGAATATTTGTCAATTCATTAACTgttttgtcaattttattagCCTGAAAgttagaatttattaatttattattgagtATGGAGAAAAGACGGAAGTCACAAATGGagaatatcatgatatctcatataatttgtgttaaattttacaagaaaccACTACAATTACTTGTCTATTTAAACAGTGTTTTTATACAGTTGAATTTTAGTTTTACAAGTAATagcaatttttacaagtatatattCCGTATGTCATTTTTAACAATCatgttagataattttttaactttaatcttgaaGATATTGAAtgtggctttcaaataatgtaacagaatttaatgtattccgtaatgtgtgtatgaatttgGCATAAGTTATATTATGTTATGAGAGAGATCGTAAGAGGATCGTGTGTCATTTACATACATTACGAGTGTGAGATAACTCTTATGACTTTACAACCTTATAATGAACgttgcttattttttattacagctacaaaataattattttaaaaattaattttttgagcaaaaaaaattataaaaaaattttttttataaaatatacattataaattgtcaataaaactttattttatggCACTTATTAAATACGTACAGTGTAAGATCtacaaagattaattaatttgtaattcttttataattaaaaatgtgctTTTAGTTGTTATTTCATGATCCCTCTGCTATCTCACATCACACACACAAATGCATAATTTTtcctttcttaaaaaaaattataaattacgtttgttctaTACACTCGATGAACTTCAATAACATGATTTATAGAACTTTGTGACTAACAAACTGACATTGATAAGAATTGTGTTTTGTAACTATTTAttgacatatttaaaaaaaatgaaatggtATTTCATCATTCTCTTCCTTCCTCTATGTGTATTTTTGcactgaaaatatatttaataatttgtttacctTAGCACAGATATTTTCACAGAtgtaatttagaatataaaCTTTTCCTATGCATATAAGCAACCAGAAGGTTGCTGAAAACCGCATGTACACTGGTATACCTTCTCGGCCTAACCTTAATCCTTTATATAAGAAGTAGCATATTGTTGTTACAGTAAATGGATAGGACATCATTTCAAAAGTTATCTGCGTTCCAAATATCAGATTCCATTCACGTGCAATGCGACATAGTTCCAAATGGAGATGCCTATCAAAAATCAgttcttcattattttaaattttttaaaacttagaAATGATGAAAACTTATAAGAAATGTAGTtttcgtaaattattattttttcctttgttAGACTATTAAggtaaaattttacacaaatatccATGCGTTTATTGATTTACATTAAACTCCACAACGCTCGCTTGTGATTATTAGTACCCAAAGTATATTGATGAACAGTTATTGTAGGTTTTTTCCATGTATTTCGTAACCAATGCTCTTTTTTTATCGACAGATTTTGTATATGTTTATTTACTTCATCGAATCTGGTACCGACATACCTGTTTCATaagtagtgttttgaaaaatgcgGCATCAATAACAGAATTATTGATTactattttttgataataaattttgaaacctgtacatataatacttttatttatataataataatataatatgtatattagatTGAATACAAAGTAGTTTAACATACATCAACTTTtagtttgttaatttttaaatattttttacaaattataagaaattaattatttaaatacttaaataaaaataccgaAATTTATCGTTCttataaatagattttattgattaaaattatggaaaaatgactttttaaaaatagaaaatagctTTAAACATATTGAtaacgttaatttaattaacaaaatataaattaaacactAACCATAAAACTAgtagaaatattaaatcttcGAGTGTATTAATGTGAAAAGTATAACTATGTATACAATTTAGAATAAAGGTCCAGAAATTAGTTTCTTCTGTTAGAATATTTTTCCACGATAAAGAATCGATCAAATTCACAGAAAAACTGCACAGAATCCAACCAGCTATCAATCGTTTCGACCACATGTGTACTTTTTGATATATATGTAGACTACCTAATTCCTTTAAAGTATCATCCACAACAGATAGTTTCTTTATACACATTTGAAATTtctagaatattaaaaaataacataaattacagatattatctttttgtttatttaaatacaaaatatagatTACTTTAAGAAATGTTTAGTAAAACCTTTTAATATCAAAGAGAAGTATTACTTTAGCAATTGATGTAAATGTCATGCATTCATATTGGGTTGGCAACTAAGTGATTGCGGATTTTGTCAATAGAGATGTTCTTAGcacattcttttgttttgtcaacGTGTTCAAAGCACCTAAACCTATATTTTCTTGTTGTTTAAACTTCCGcctttagtaaaaaaaatttattgattagtTATTTAATTCCGTTTTTATcccaatttaaaaatcaataaaaaattaccgAAACAAAATTTGACGAACCAATTTTGACACTGCCTTTCTTTCAAGGCTTCATTCCCATATACGGCACATTAACTTCTTGTGTGCTTGCGACACGTTCTTGCCTTTTcggaaataatacaataaaatat
The window above is part of the Solenopsis invicta isolate M01_SB chromosome 8, UNIL_Sinv_3.0, whole genome shotgun sequence genome. Proteins encoded here:
- the LOC120358396 gene encoding uncharacterized protein LOC120358396, encoding MMSYPFTVTTICYFLYKGLRLGREGIPVYMRFSATFWLLICIGKVYILNYICENICAKANKIDKTVNELTNILRYADTWKEVKNILTARRK